One region of Oryza sativa Japonica Group chromosome 10, ASM3414082v1 genomic DNA includes:
- the LOC4349469 gene encoding AT-hook motif nuclear-localized protein 10, translated as MEAKDVSPLVTVPPAPAAAAPPPAAAPAPPPSQPPPPPLPFAQQAPPPAANPAAAPMRLSFDQMAGKAPGGEQQHHHHPGPMLYAAAPAGGAAPPPQGGNVMGMGELMRKKRGRPRKYAPDGSMALALAPISSASGGAAPPPPPPGHQPHGFSISSPASDPNAKRRGRPPGSGKKKQFEALGSWGIAFTPHILTVKAGEDVASKIMAFSQQGPRTVCILSANGAISNVTLRQPATSGGLVTYEGRFEIISLSGSFLLAEDGDTRSRTGGLSVALAGSDGRVLGGCVAGMLMAATPVQVVVASFIAEGKKSKPVETRKVEPMSAPPQMATYVPAPVASPPSEGTSSGSSDDSGSPINHSGMPYNHSGQQQQHQQHQHMPPAYASGGWSLSAHHQNRHDSDMKMMSN; from the exons ATGGAGGCCAAGGACGTCTCGCCGCTCGTCACcgtcccgcccgcgcccgccgccgccgcgccgccacctgcggcagcgcccgcgccgccgccgtcccagccgccgccgccgccgctgccgttcgcgcagcaggcgccgccgccggccgccaaccccgcggcggcgcccatgCGGCTGTCGTTCGACCAGATGGCAGGGAAGGCGCCCGGGGGggagcagcagcaccaccaccacccgggGCCCATGCTgtacgcggcggcgcccgcgggcggcgccgcgccgccgccgcagggcgGCAATGTGATGGGCATGGGCGAGCTGATGCGCAAGAAGCGCGGCCGCCCGCGCAAGTACGCGCCCGACGGGAGCATGGCGCTCGCGCTCGcccccatctcctccgcctccggcggcgccgcgccgccgcctccgccgccagggCACCAGCCGCACGGCTTCTCCATCAGCAGCCCGGCGTCGGATCCGAACGCCAAGCGCCGCGGCCGGCCACCCGGCTCCGGCAAGAAGAAGCAGTTCGAAGCCCTAG GCTCATGGGGCATCGCCTTCACTCCTCACATCCTCACCGTCAAGGCCGGCGAG GATGTTGCTTCAAAAATTATGGCCTTCTCACAGCAAGGCCCTCGCACAGTTTGCATTCTCTCAGCGAATGGTGCAATAAGCAATGTAACACTTCGGCAGCCAGCTACATCTGGTGGACTTGTGACTTATGAG GGCCGATTTGAGATCATCTCTCTATCAGGTTCTTTCCTGCTTGCAGAGGATGGCGACACTCGCAGCAGGACTGGTGGCCTGAGTGTCGCACTTGCAGGATCTGATGGCCGAGTTCTTGGTGGATGTGTAGCTGGAATGCTGATGGCCGCAACCCCTGTCCAG GTTGTCGTGGCTAGCTTCATCGCGGAAGGTAAGAAATCGAAGCCAGTCGAGACAAGGAAGGTCGAACCGATGTCAGCGCCTCCACAGATGGCAACCTACGTGCCAGCTCCGGTGGCGAGCCCGCCATCGGAGGGCACATCCAGTGGATCGTCCGATGACTCGGGCAGCCCGATCAACCACAGCGGGATGCCGTACAACCACTccgggcagcagcagcaacaccagCAGCACCAGCACATGCCCCCTGCTTACGCATCCGGTGGCTGGTCGCTCTCAGCTCATCATCAGAACAGGCACGACTCTGACATGAAGATGATGTCGAACTAA
- the LOC4349470 gene encoding uncharacterized protein — translation MALASSSRLLHRFSSSSLPRPCRRRVPRPRGHSRFAVRWEHRAAAVVLLLPRALLGGGFQDADAAESDDEEEEDAHGVLRPLDADDVNLDLHAPPSGPERWDVLGLGQAMVDFSGMVDDEFLHRLGIQKGTRKVVNHEERGRVLRAMDGCSYKAAAGGSLSNSLVALSRLGSSRSTNYPELRIAMAGSVGSDPLGSFYRAKLRRANLHFLSKPVKDGTTGTVIVLTTPDAQRTMLAYQGTSSTLSYDSDLASLVSKSNVVIVEGYLFELPHTIEAIKQACEDAHKNGSLIAVTASDVSCIKRCYNDFWDIVTNYADILFANANEARAFCELSSTDSPMSAARYLSHSVPLVSVTDGVHGSYIGVKGEAIYIPPPPCVPIDTCGAGDAYASGILYGILRGSSDLKSIGLLASRVAAIVVAQQGTRLRVQDADRLAESFTLHLDNLEFCSDIETDHVSNF, via the exons AtggcgctcgcctcctcctcccgcctcctccaccgcttctcctcctcctctctgccGCGACCCTGCCGGCGACGGGTACCCAGGCCACGCGGCCACAGCCGCTTCGCCGTGCGGTGGGAgcaccgggcggcggcggtggtgctgctgctgccgagAGCTCTCCTCGGAGGAGGATTCCAGGATGCCGATGCGGCTGAGagtgacgacgaggaggaggaggatgcccATGGCGTCCTGCGCCCGCTCGACGCTGACGACGTCAACCTCGACCTCCACGCGCCTCCCTCCGGCCCCGAGCGCTGGGACGTCCTCGGCCTCGGCCAGGCCATG GTTGATTTCTCAGGGATGGTGGACGACGAGTTCCTTCACAGATTGGGCATACAAAAGGGTACCAGAAAGGTTGTCAACCACGAGGAGAGAGGGCGTGTCTTGCGCGCCATGGATGGTTGCAGCTACAAGGCTGCCGCTGGAGGCTCACTGTCCAACTCGCTTGTCGCGCTATCAAGGCTTGGTAGTAGCCGCTCCACTAACTACCCCGAGCTTAGAATCGCGATGGCTGGCAGTGTGGGCAGCGACCCACTTGGTAGTTTTTACAG GGCAAAATTGCGCCGTGCTAATTTGCATTTCTTGTCTAAGCCGGTCAAAGATGGGACTACTGGAACTGTGATTGTTCTAACAACTCCAGATGCACAACGAACTATGCTTGCATATCAG GGAACATCGTCAACTTTGAGTTATGATTCAGATTTGGCCAGTCTAGTGTCCAAGTCAAATGTAGTAATTGTGGAAGGCTACCTATTTGAGCTACCTCACACGATCGAAGCCATCAAGCAAGCATGTGAAGATGCTCATAAGAATGGCTCACTTATTGCAGTTACAGCATCAGATGTGTCATGCATCAAGCGTTGCTACAATGATTTTTG GGATATTGTAACAAACTATGCGGACATATTATTCGCCAATGCCAATGAAGCGAGGGCATTCTGCGAGCTAAGCTCAACAGATAGCCCCATGTCAGCGGCAAGATACTTAAGCCATTCTGTTCCTCTAGTATCCGTGACAGATGGTGTGCACGGTTCATACATTGGAGTGAAAGGGGAAGCGATATACATCCCTCCACCACCATGTGTACCTATAGATACATGTGGGGCTGGTGATGCATACGCTTCAGGGATTCTATATGGCATTCTTCGGGGCTCTTCGGATTTGAAGAGCATTGGCCTGCTCGCTTCGCGAGTAGCTGCTATTGTCGTTGCGCAGCAAGGTACACGCTTACGGGTTCAGGACGCCGACAGATTGGCCGAATCATTCACACTTCACCTAGATAACCTGGAGTTTTGTTCAGATATTGAAACAGACCATGTTTCAAACTTCTGA
- the LOC4349471 gene encoding uncharacterized protein At2g38710 codes for MVVATEEMAVYCFDALVSHYSGDQPPPPAFEEGIHPLFVTWKKATNGSEPRLRGCIGTLEARQIVTGFKEYALTSALRDRRFPPIQSKELPYLECTVSILTEYETALNHLDWEVGKHGLIIEFTDPDYNMRRSATYLPEVAAHEGWTHLETIDSLMRKAGYNGTITDSLRKKLRVTRYQSTLYTMHYGEYAAYVKKNRGAAPEINGAPIINGFKPGH; via the exons ATGGTGGTGGCCACGGAGGAAATGGCGGTCTACTGCTTCGACGCCCTCGTCTCCCACTACAGCGgcgaccagccgccgccgcccgccttcgAGGAGGGCATCCA CCCATTGTTTGTCACCTGGAAGAAGGCTACCAATGGTTCAGAACCACGCCTTCGAGGATGCATTGGAACCTTGGAGGCTCGTCAGATTGTCACTGGCTTCAAGGAGTATGCGCTCACAAG TGCATTGAGGGACCGCCGCTTTCCTCCTATACAGTCGAAAGAACTGCCGTATTTGGAGTGTACAGTATCTATACTGACCGAATATGAAACTGCACTTAACCACCTTGACTGGGAG GTGGGTAAGCATGGGTTAATTATTGAATTCACTGATCCAGACTATAACATGAGGCGCAGTGCAACTTATTTACCTGAGGTTGCTGCCCATGAAG GATGGACACATCTAGAGACCATTGACTCACTGATGAGGAAGGCAGGTTACAATGGTACCATAACCGACTCTTTGAGGAAGAAACTCCGTGTCACCCGCTACCAGAGTACCTTGTACACTATGCACTATGGTGAATACGCTGCCTACGTCAAGAAGAACAGAGGAGCTGCACCAGAAATTAACGGGGCACCTATAATTAATGGCTTCAAACCAGGCCATTGA
- the LOC9271643 gene encoding RPM1 interacting protein 13 produces the protein MAKPKTRGRRSAPAPPPPPTPPPPPAPPANVIDLTSSPDASTTKGGGSGNRTKRAPPSLLDIELDGIEMWTPGQKRRLDEDCCILSADPLSPDVVAATAAAAANDDVAVVAERGKVACRDYPHPRSACAKFPFGTTPHDDHCEQCFCYVCDVPAPCSSWKGEKGHCHASDKDKKWKVKRTARQKRTQVVK, from the exons ATGGCCAAGCCCAAGACTAGGGGGAGGAGGTCGgcccccgcgccaccgcctccgcccacgcctccccctccgcccgcgccgccggcgaacgtGATCGACCTCACCTCCTCCCCCGACGCCTCCACCACcaagggcggcggcagcggaaaCCGGACCAAGCGGGCTCCCCCCTCGCTGCTCGACATCGAACTCGACGGGATCGAGATGTGGACCCCGGGCCAGAAGCGCCGCCTCGACGAGGACTGCTGCATCCTCTCCGCCGACCCGCTCTCCCCCgacgtcgtcgctgccaccgccgccgccgccgcgaacgatgacgtcgccgtcgtcgccgagcgCGGCAAG GTGGCGTGCCGTGACTACCCCCATCCGAGATCTGCCTGCGCCAAGTTTCCATTCGGCACTACACCCCATGATGATCATTGCGAGCAG TGCTTCTGCTACGTATGCGACGTGCCTGCCCCATGTTCCTCATGGAAGGGAGAAAAAGGGCATTGCCATGCGTCGGACAAGGACAAGAAATGGAAGGTCAAGAGAACGGCCAGGCAGAAGCGAACACAAGTAGTCAAGTAG